One Lachnospiraceae bacterium C1.1 genomic region harbors:
- a CDS encoding response regulator transcription factor has product MFRILVVEDDRSLNKMICSKLKREEYITFSAYDGEEAIEVMDREHIDLIVTDIMMPKMNGYELIKLLRSTSYFLPVLIITAKDQIEDMEKAFSAGTDDYMIKPINLKEMVLRIRALLRRAQLENEKKIIIGNTELDYKALTMTSDNITEELPPKEFYLLFKLLNNPGKIFTRTELLEEIWGADSDSDERNVDAHIKKIRKRISEKSGFDIETVRGLGYKAVLKTENNNGKK; this is encoded by the coding sequence ATGTTCAGAATACTTGTTGTTGAAGACGACAGATCCCTAAACAAGATGATCTGTTCCAAATTAAAGCGCGAGGAGTATATCACCTTTTCTGCCTATGACGGGGAAGAGGCAATCGAAGTCATGGATCGTGAACATATAGATCTGATAGTGACAGATATAATGATGCCGAAGATGAACGGATATGAACTTATAAAGCTATTGAGAAGCACAAGTTATTTTCTTCCGGTCCTTATTATCACGGCTAAAGACCAGATCGAGGATATGGAGAAGGCATTTTCTGCAGGTACCGATGACTATATGATAAAGCCGATAAACCTAAAGGAAATGGTCTTAAGAATACGTGCACTTCTTCGGCGTGCCCAGCTTGAGAATGAAAAGAAGATAATAATAGGAAATACTGAACTGGATTATAAGGCACTTACAATGACGAGTGATAATATCACAGAGGAACTTCCTCCCAAGGAATTTTATCTGCTTTTTAAGCTCCTGAATAATCCCGGGAAGATTTTTACACGGACAGAGCTTCTTGAGGAAATCTGGGGGGCAGACTCTGACAGTGATGAGAGAAATGTGGATGCCCATATTAAAAAGATCAGGAAAAGGATAAGTGAAAAAAGCGGGTTTGACATTGAGACTGTAAGAGGACTTGGTTATAAGGCAGTTTTAAAAACGGAGAATAATAATGGCAAAAAATAA
- a CDS encoding DUF2798 domain-containing protein, protein MPKTKLENVVFTLIMAFVMVYGMICYNISVNMGGCTNAVFIMAFSELKIMWPIAVILELFVVGRIAPMLAFSFMKPTDRPQFITYAISFCICALMCPIMSLIATFLFKTPSLGTYAQTWALNLPAAYGMQFIIAGPLTRLIFRTIFRRGGKEA, encoded by the coding sequence ATGCCTAAAACAAAACTTGAAAATGTTGTCTTTACTCTGATCATGGCTTTCGTAATGGTTTATGGAATGATATGCTATAACATTTCCGTTAACATGGGCGGATGCACAAATGCTGTATTTATTATGGCTTTCAGTGAGCTTAAGATCATGTGGCCTATAGCGGTCATCCTTGAACTTTTCGTTGTAGGACGTATCGCACCCATGCTGGCTTTTTCATTTATGAAGCCTACAGACAGACCTCAGTTTATAACCTATGCGATCTCATTCTGCATCTGTGCGCTGATGTGCCCGATCATGAGCCTTATCGCTACATTCCTTTTTAAGACACCGAGCCTTGGAACCTATGCCCAGACATGGGCTTTGAATCTTCCGGCTGCTTATGGAATGCAGTTTATAATTGCAGGTCCGCTGACACGTCTTATCTTCAGGACTATTTTCAGAAGAGGCGGGAAGGAAGCCTGA
- a CDS encoding alpha/beta hydrolase-fold protein — MIIENKNIYLYGKENSGTPLVIVNTFEGDGKEIYDTIKNLTDKAFTMTVIADIDWNDEMAPWECPAMFKGDIPCTGGADKYLKKLEEIFIPKIIDEIGTEPEYIAIAGYSLGGLFAIYSLYKTAIFKRAVSASGSMWFPKFADFIMKNEMKSPVEKVYFSLGDKEAAVKNQVLKTVEENTRKIYEHFRSKNIETVFEMNPGNHFKDADLRLAKGIAYILE, encoded by the coding sequence ATGATCATAGAAAATAAAAATATTTATCTTTATGGAAAAGAAAACTCCGGAACACCGCTTGTAATCGTCAATACTTTTGAAGGTGACGGAAAAGAAATTTATGATACCATAAAAAATCTTACGGATAAAGCTTTCACAATGACTGTTATCGCTGATATCGACTGGAATGATGAGATGGCTCCCTGGGAGTGTCCTGCAATGTTTAAAGGCGACATTCCATGCACAGGCGGAGCAGATAAATATTTAAAAAAACTGGAAGAAATTTTTATTCCAAAGATTATAGACGAAATAGGTACGGAACCTGAATATATTGCCATTGCAGGCTATTCACTGGGCGGATTGTTTGCAATATACAGCCTTTATAAAACAGCTATTTTCAAACGGGCTGTCAGCGCCTCAGGCTCGATGTGGTTTCCGAAATTTGCTGATTTTATAATGAAAAATGAAATGAAATCTCCTGTTGAAAAAGTATACTTCTCGCTGGGTGATAAAGAAGCAGCTGTGAAAAATCAGGTGCTGAAAACAGTAGAAGAAAATACCAGGAAGATATACGAACATTTCAGATCAAAAAATATAGAAACCGTATTTGAAATGAACCCCGGAAATCACTTTAAAGATGCAGATCTTCGCCTTGCAAAAGGCATTGCATATATTCTGGAATGA
- a CDS encoding GNAT family N-acetyltransferase — protein sequence MEILSNHIVEIKNGKSEREFIILSKEKEVGSVVISEKGEIYFELDPESRHKHFATNALFILMPYIHEHLHEPIIHAVIPVENEMAKHVVEHNGYEIVSKDSNNIYYEHRIYETRLDDDYIPSDGLKVIYLAGGCFWGMERAFKELKGVVETKVGYANGHIKNPTYEEVCRHETGFRETIRLSYDPKITSTETILKA from the coding sequence ATGGAAATTTTATCAAATCATATTGTTGAAATAAAGAATGGCAAGTCAGAACGGGAATTTATTATTTTATCCAAGGAAAAAGAGGTTGGATCTGTTGTGATTTCTGAAAAGGGAGAGATCTATTTTGAACTAGATCCTGAAAGCCGTCATAAACATTTCGCCACAAATGCCCTTTTTATTCTGATGCCCTATATCCACGAGCATCTTCACGAACCCATTATCCACGCGGTAATACCGGTTGAAAATGAAATGGCAAAACACGTTGTGGAGCATAACGGATACGAGATTGTTTCTAAAGATTCAAATAATATTTACTATGAGCACCGAATCTATGAAACAAGGCTTGACGACGATTATATTCCTTCTGACGGACTGAAAGTCATATATCTGGCCGGCGGATGTTTCTGGGGAATGGAACGTGCCTTTAAGGAGTTAAAGGGTGTTGTAGAAACCAAGGTCGGCTATGCAAACGGTCATATTAAAAATCCGACTTACGAAGAAGTTTGCCGACACGAGACCGGATTCAGGGAAACGATCCGGCTTAGCTACGACCCGAAAATAACCTCAACCGAAACCATCTTAAAAGCATAG
- a CDS encoding ROK family protein yields the protein MGESYNICLDIGGTKILGAIFNEKKEIVYRLKKKTKEMGDDVNNIENVIISVVNDMIKDSDIKKSKFKAIAAGAPGVIDQGAGIVLTSPNLPWKNYDIKSSIEKAVGIPFYIGNDVNVGVLGEYKYGVAKGYKNVVGFFVGTGMGGGLILDGKLFTGNKYKAAEYGHMILDPEGPLCGCGQRGCLEAFSSKKGMSAYIMQQTNRGRKNMLSDTIENGVFKSKNLKKAIAAKDPVTLEAVDRACHYLAVATGNMINTISPDIVVYGGGVMEAVGDFFMEKILAEVDRYCMPSIRNTVELKKAALGDDSNIYGALAMIEDN from the coding sequence ATGGGTGAATCTTATAACATTTGTCTGGATATCGGCGGAACAAAAATTCTTGGTGCAATTTTCAATGAAAAAAAGGAAATCGTTTATCGTCTCAAGAAAAAAACAAAGGAGATGGGAGACGATGTAAATAACATTGAAAATGTGATTATCAGTGTTGTTAATGATATGATAAAGGACTCTGATATCAAGAAATCTAAATTTAAGGCTATTGCTGCTGGAGCTCCGGGAGTTATCGATCAGGGCGCGGGAATCGTGCTCACTTCACCAAATCTGCCCTGGAAGAATTATGATATAAAATCCTCGATAGAAAAAGCAGTGGGAATTCCTTTCTATATTGGAAATGATGTTAATGTCGGTGTTCTTGGAGAATATAAATACGGCGTTGCTAAAGGTTATAAAAATGTTGTCGGATTTTTTGTAGGCACGGGAATGGGTGGAGGCTTGATCCTTGATGGTAAGCTCTTTACCGGTAATAAATACAAGGCTGCAGAATACGGACACATGATACTCGATCCTGAGGGACCTCTTTGCGGATGTGGACAGAGAGGATGCCTGGAGGCATTTTCCAGTAAGAAGGGCATGAGTGCTTATATCATGCAGCAGACAAACCGCGGAAGAAAAAATATGCTTTCGGATACAATAGAAAATGGCGTATTTAAGAGCAAGAATTTAAAGAAGGCGATCGCTGCAAAGGATCCCGTAACTTTAGAGGCTGTTGACAGAGCATGTCATTACCTTGCTGTCGCTACCGGAAATATGATAAATACCATTAGTCCGGATATCGTTGTTTACGGTGGCGGAGTAATGGAAGCAGTCGGAGATTTCTTTATGGAGAAGATCCTTGCGGAAGTTGACAGATACTGTATGCCTTCGATCAGAAACACCGTAGAGCTTAAAAAAGCTGCGCTTGGAGATGATTCGAATATTTATGGCGCACTGGCTATGATAGAAGATAATTGA
- a CDS encoding radical SAM protein, translating into MDKKFDIQEYMTGGVERVVADSIKATLKNPKESAFMFKFAAASKKASKKRAELKKNGEHIPPFLIASITSKCNLHCEGCYSRCNHATVDAEPVMQLSGDEWDKVFTEASDLGVSFILLAGGEPMIRRDVIEAAGSHKDILFPIFTNGTFLNEKYFELLDESRNLIPIMSIEGERDATDRRRGKGIYDILIKNMDEFKNRGLIFGASVTVTTENVREVSSESFINSLSERGCKAVIYVEFVPVNEEGKNLAPGDEEREYLTTEIKRLREEHPEMVFVSFPGDEKSSGGCIAAGRGFFHINSHGGAEPCPFSPYSDINIREHSLKDAINSDLFLALRSGDILSDDHQGGCVLYEKREEVEAIMAAKKLVV; encoded by the coding sequence ATGGATAAGAAATTTGACATACAGGAATACATGACGGGCGGCGTTGAAAGGGTCGTTGCTGATTCTATCAAGGCTACATTAAAAAATCCCAAAGAAAGTGCATTTATGTTTAAGTTTGCGGCAGCGAGCAAAAAGGCATCTAAGAAAAGAGCTGAATTAAAGAAAAATGGTGAACATATACCGCCTTTTCTGATCGCCAGCATAACGAGCAAATGTAATCTGCACTGCGAAGGCTGTTATTCGAGATGCAATCATGCAACGGTTGATGCTGAGCCTGTAATGCAGCTTTCGGGGGATGAATGGGATAAGGTTTTTACTGAAGCGAGTGACCTGGGAGTAAGCTTTATCCTTCTTGCCGGCGGCGAACCCATGATAAGGCGTGATGTTATAGAGGCAGCCGGAAGCCATAAGGACATACTTTTCCCGATATTTACAAACGGAACATTCTTAAATGAGAAGTATTTTGAGCTCCTGGATGAGTCGAGAAACCTGATCCCTATAATGAGTATCGAGGGTGAAAGGGATGCGACTGACAGGAGAAGAGGCAAGGGAATATATGATATCCTCATTAAAAATATGGATGAATTCAAGAATAGGGGACTTATTTTTGGAGCATCCGTAACCGTTACGACAGAAAATGTGAGAGAAGTTTCGTCGGAATCCTTCATCAATAGTCTTTCAGAGCGTGGCTGCAAAGCTGTTATTTATGTTGAATTTGTTCCTGTTAACGAAGAGGGAAAAAATCTTGCACCCGGAGATGAAGAAAGAGAATATTTAACGACCGAAATAAAGAGGCTTAGGGAAGAACATCCCGAAATGGTATTTGTTTCCTTCCCAGGAGACGAAAAAAGTTCGGGCGGATGTATTGCTGCAGGAAGAGGATTTTTCCATATAAATTCCCACGGCGGAGCAGAGCCTTGTCCTTTTTCACCTTATTCGGATATAAATATTCGAGAGCATTCGCTTAAAGATGCGATAAATTCAGACCTTTTTCTGGCACTTCGTTCGGGAGATATCTTGTCGGATGATCATCAGGGCGGCTGCGTTTTATATGAAAAAAGGGAAGAAGTCGAAGCCATTATGGCAGCAAAAAAATTAGTAGTTTGA